One Dissulfuribacter thermophilus DNA window includes the following coding sequences:
- the nusG gene encoding transcription termination/antitermination protein NusG, whose protein sequence is MAHKWYIVHTYSGFEQRVKAALQERIRQYGLQDKFSEIIVPTEKVIEVVGGQKRTASRKVFPGYILVKMELNNETWHLVQNTPRVTGFVGGKNTPVPLPDDEAEKIVKQMEERSQKPVPKYHFEKGDHVIVTEGPFANFHGVVDEVRPEKGKVRVMVSIFGRATPVELEFAHVQKAG, encoded by the coding sequence ATGGCACATAAATGGTATATAGTACATACATATTCTGGCTTTGAGCAGCGAGTAAAGGCTGCTCTTCAAGAGCGTATACGTCAATATGGGCTTCAGGACAAGTTTAGCGAGATAATAGTGCCAACTGAGAAGGTCATCGAGGTAGTCGGTGGTCAGAAGCGCACGGCTTCGCGAAAGGTCTTTCCTGGGTACATCCTGGTAAAGATGGAGCTTAATAACGAGACCTGGCACCTGGTGCAAAATACTCCGAGAGTTACGGGATTTGTCGGTGGTAAGAATACGCCAGTCCCGTTACCTGACGACGAAGCAGAAAAGATCGTCAAGCAGATGGAGGAGCGCAGTCAGAAACCTGTGCCTAAATATCATTTTGAGAAGGGGGACCACGTAATCGTCACTGAAGGGCCTTTTGCCAATTTTCATGGAGTTGTGGATGAGGTGAGACCAGAGAAGGGGAAGGTCCGAGTGATGGTGTCAATATTTGGTAGGGCAACACCTGTAGAGTTAGAGTTTGCCCACGTTCAAAAAGCAGGATAG
- the rpmG gene encoding 50S ribosomal protein L33, translating to MRDKIALQCTECKRKNYTTTKNKRTTPDKLQLKKYCPFDRRHTLHKETKIK from the coding sequence ATGAGAGATAAGATCGCTCTCCAATGTACAGAATGTAAAAGGAAGAATTATACCACTACTAAAAACAAGAGGACTACGCCTGATAAGCTGCAGCTGAAGAAATACTGTCCATTCGACAGGAGGCATACGCTCCATAAAGAGACAAAAATTAAATAG
- the rpoB gene encoding DNA-directed RNA polymerase subunit beta, translating to MAPPRKRFGRVRPILDVPFLIEVQKQSYEKFLQKDIAPGARENIGLQAAFQSVFPITDFTGTSSLEFVEYTIGEPKYSIEECIARGVTYEAPMRIVVRLLSYDIDQESGAQSIRDIKEQEIYFGTIPLMTPTGTFIVNGTERVVVNQLQRSPGVFFAHDQGKTHSSGKVLYSARVIPVRGSWLDFEFDPKDILHVRIDRRRKIPATILLKAIGYSEEDILNAFYNRDIYYLEGDLCYRKVNDTLLSQRASLDVLDPETGEVLLKKNRRFSKSALRKFAEKGIERVPVDPSELIGKVCSKDIVDPNTGEVIVQRNQELTEEIVANLKDAGIKEVEVLFIDGIKVSSSIRDTLLLDKTTNREEALLEIYRRLRPSSPLVFEAAEKFFQSLFFNPDTYDLSEVGRYKINQRLGLDIPLTQRVLTPEDILETVKELVHLKDTQGEVDDIDHLGNRRVRSVGELVENQYRIGLVRMERTIKERMAIQETETIMPNDLINPKPVTSALKEFFGSSQLSQFMDQTNPLSEITHKRRLSALGPGGLSRERAGFEVRDVHPTHYGRICPIETPEGPNIGLIVSLSAYSRINAYGFIETPYRKVRDRKITDEVVYLTAFEEEKETIAPATVRVDEEGRILDDTVGVRRKGEFLIVPAEEITAVDIAPNQLVSISSGLIPFLENDDANRALMGSNMQRQAVPLLQTEAPIVGTGIERVVARDSGVAVLAKRDGVVENVDSTRVVVCYDEVPEKGLTSEVVIYKLKKFQKSNQTTVINQKPLVKPGQRIKKGQVIIDGPATRNGELALGKNVVVAFMPWQGYNFEDAIIVSERIVKEDIYTSIHVEEFEVEARDTKLGREEITRDIPNVGEEALKDLDESGIVRIGAEVKAGDILVGKVTPKGETQLSPEEKLLRAIFGEKAGDVKDTSLRVPPGIEGVVIDAKVFCRKGVEKDARAQAIEDQEIAQLLKDQEDEISILRNIVTSKLAKHLEGLRPAISVKDRSGKILLKAGEEITRDKVENIKLQRLKDLILEGRKEPDPMVQDLITWFESEVERVRKQYEEKIERLKKGDELPPGVVKVVKVYVAMKRKLQVGDKMAGRHGNKGVVSKIVPIEDMPYFEDGTPIDIILNPLGVPSRMNVGQILEVHLGWAAKNLGAQLDELLKKNAMNEIRKKLSVIYSKEEMDEYFNNLSDSELVEVVKGLAKGLPVATPVFDGADEQEIRRLLVEAGQSELGEVKLYSGLTGEPFAEPVTVGVMYMLKLHHLVDEKIHARSTGPYSLVTQQPLGGKAQFGGQRLGEMEVWALEAYGAAYSLQEFLTVKSDDVAGRSRMYEKIVKGNNFLEAGLPESFNVLVKELQGLCLDIELLEE from the coding sequence ATGGCTCCACCAAGAAAAAGATTTGGAAGAGTACGTCCTATTTTGGACGTTCCTTTTCTTATTGAAGTTCAAAAACAGTCTTATGAAAAGTTTTTACAAAAGGATATTGCCCCTGGGGCAAGAGAAAATATTGGACTCCAGGCCGCTTTTCAAAGTGTATTTCCCATTACAGACTTTACAGGGACTTCATCCCTAGAATTTGTGGAATATACAATTGGAGAGCCCAAGTATTCTATTGAAGAATGTATCGCCAGGGGTGTTACTTATGAGGCCCCAATGAGGATAGTAGTTAGACTCCTCAGCTATGATATTGACCAGGAAAGCGGCGCTCAGAGCATTAGAGACATCAAGGAACAAGAAATTTATTTCGGTACAATTCCACTTATGACCCCAACAGGGACCTTTATAGTGAACGGGACCGAGAGAGTCGTGGTCAACCAGTTGCAGAGGAGTCCAGGCGTCTTCTTTGCTCATGACCAGGGGAAAACTCATTCCAGTGGAAAGGTCCTCTATTCAGCAAGAGTCATTCCAGTTAGGGGCTCATGGTTAGACTTTGAATTTGATCCCAAAGACATATTGCATGTGAGAATTGATAGAAGAAGGAAGATACCAGCGACTATTCTTCTCAAGGCAATTGGATATTCAGAGGAAGACATACTAAATGCCTTTTATAATCGTGATATCTATTATCTAGAAGGGGATCTCTGTTATCGTAAAGTCAATGATACCTTACTTTCTCAGAGGGCAAGTCTTGATGTATTAGATCCAGAGACTGGGGAGGTACTTCTCAAGAAGAACAGACGTTTTTCCAAGAGTGCACTTCGCAAGTTTGCTGAAAAGGGTATTGAGCGTGTTCCAGTGGACCCATCGGAACTCATTGGAAAGGTATGTTCCAAGGATATTGTTGATCCAAATACTGGGGAAGTCATAGTACAAAGGAATCAGGAACTTACAGAGGAGATTGTCGCAAACTTAAAGGATGCTGGAATAAAAGAAGTAGAGGTCCTCTTTATCGATGGAATTAAGGTAAGTTCTTCTATCCGAGACACTCTTCTTCTCGATAAAACTACAAATAGGGAAGAAGCATTACTAGAGATATATAGGCGTCTAAGGCCCAGCAGTCCTCTTGTGTTTGAGGCTGCAGAGAAGTTCTTTCAGTCACTATTCTTCAATCCAGATACATATGACTTATCTGAAGTCGGACGCTACAAGATAAATCAGCGTCTAGGCCTGGATATTCCGCTAACTCAACGGGTACTTACACCCGAAGATATATTAGAGACAGTAAAGGAACTGGTCCATCTTAAAGATACCCAGGGAGAAGTGGATGATATTGATCACCTAGGCAATAGGAGAGTGAGATCAGTTGGTGAGCTGGTAGAAAATCAGTACAGAATTGGTCTCGTTCGTATGGAGAGGACCATTAAAGAAAGAATGGCCATCCAAGAGACAGAGACTATTATGCCCAACGATCTCATAAATCCAAAGCCAGTTACCTCCGCTTTAAAAGAGTTCTTCGGTTCAAGCCAGCTTTCTCAGTTCATGGATCAGACCAATCCTCTTTCAGAGATAACGCATAAAAGGCGTCTGTCCGCACTGGGGCCAGGCGGTTTGTCCAGAGAAAGGGCTGGTTTTGAGGTAAGAGACGTTCATCCCACACACTACGGTCGAATTTGTCCCATTGAGACACCTGAAGGTCCAAATATTGGTCTTATTGTCTCCTTGAGTGCCTATTCTCGCATAAATGCCTATGGCTTCATCGAGACTCCCTATAGAAAGGTAAGAGACCGTAAGATTACTGATGAAGTTGTATATCTAACTGCCTTTGAAGAAGAAAAGGAGACCATTGCTCCAGCCACAGTAAGAGTGGATGAGGAAGGACGCATTTTAGACGACACTGTGGGTGTAAGAAGAAAAGGAGAGTTTTTGATCGTACCGGCTGAAGAGATTACAGCTGTAGATATTGCACCTAATCAGCTTGTGAGTATCTCATCTGGACTCATTCCTTTTCTTGAAAATGACGATGCAAACAGGGCTCTAATGGGCTCTAACATGCAACGTCAGGCAGTGCCTTTACTTCAGACTGAGGCCCCTATCGTAGGGACAGGGATTGAGCGAGTTGTGGCAAGGGACTCAGGAGTTGCAGTTCTCGCCAAAAGAGATGGCGTAGTAGAAAACGTGGACAGTACAAGGGTCGTGGTCTGTTATGACGAGGTTCCAGAAAAAGGGCTAACGAGTGAAGTTGTAATCTATAAGTTAAAGAAATTCCAAAAGTCCAATCAGACTACAGTTATTAATCAGAAGCCATTGGTTAAACCTGGTCAACGCATAAAGAAGGGCCAGGTGATAATTGATGGACCAGCAACTCGAAATGGTGAGTTGGCCCTAGGCAAGAACGTGGTTGTGGCGTTCATGCCCTGGCAGGGATACAACTTCGAGGACGCCATTATCGTCAGTGAGAGGATCGTAAAGGAAGATATCTATACCTCCATTCACGTAGAGGAGTTTGAGGTAGAGGCTCGAGATACTAAGCTTGGAAGAGAAGAGATTACGAGAGATATCCCCAATGTAGGTGAAGAGGCCCTTAAGGACCTTGATGAAAGTGGAATAGTGCGAATTGGTGCAGAAGTAAAGGCAGGGGATATCCTTGTTGGCAAGGTTACACCTAAGGGTGAAACCCAGTTGTCGCCTGAAGAAAAACTACTCAGGGCAATCTTTGGTGAAAAGGCTGGCGATGTGAAGGATACCTCTTTGAGGGTCCCACCTGGTATTGAGGGAGTGGTGATTGATGCCAAGGTCTTCTGTAGAAAGGGCGTTGAAAAGGATGCCAGGGCTCAAGCCATAGAAGATCAGGAGATTGCTCAACTCTTAAAGGACCAAGAGGATGAGATATCGATATTGAGGAATATTGTGACCTCCAAGCTCGCAAAACATTTGGAGGGCTTGAGGCCAGCAATTTCTGTGAAAGATAGGTCCGGTAAGATACTTCTAAAGGCAGGAGAAGAGATTACCAGAGATAAAGTTGAGAATATTAAACTTCAGAGACTAAAAGACCTCATCCTCGAAGGCAGAAAAGAGCCAGATCCAATGGTTCAAGATCTGATCACATGGTTTGAGTCTGAGGTCGAGCGCGTAAGAAAGCAATACGAAGAAAAGATCGAGCGTCTTAAAAAGGGCGACGAACTACCTCCTGGAGTAGTCAAGGTCGTAAAGGTGTATGTGGCCATGAAGAGAAAACTCCAGGTAGGGGATAAAATGGCAGGTCGCCATGGTAACAAAGGTGTTGTATCAAAAATCGTTCCAATTGAAGACATGCCCTATTTTGAGGACGGAACTCCTATAGACATCATATTGAATCCCCTTGGAGTGCCGTCTCGTATGAATGTCGGACAGATTCTTGAAGTCCATCTTGGGTGGGCAGCAAAGAATTTGGGAGCGCAGCTCGATGAATTACTCAAGAAGAATGCAATGAATGAGATTAGAAAGAAGCTCAGTGTCATCTATTCAAAGGAAGAGATGGATGAGTATTTTAACAATCTCTCAGACAGTGAGTTGGTTGAGGTAGTAAAGGGCCTTGCAAAAGGCCTACCTGTGGCCACACCTGTTTTTGACGGGGCAGATGAGCAGGAGATAAGAAGGCTCCTAGTGGAAGCGGGACAGTCTGAGCTTGGAGAGGTTAAACTATACAGTGGACTTACAGGCGAACCCTTTGCAGAGCCAGTTACTGTAGGTGTAATGTATATGCTCAAGCTGCATCACCTTGTAGATGAAAAGATTCATGCCCGTTCCACTGGTCCATATTCCTTAGTAACTCAGCAGCCCCTTGGTGGTAAGGCCCAGTTCGGTGGTCAGCGTCTGGGTGAGATGGAAGTCTGGGCCCTCGAAGCATATGGCGCAGCATACTCCCTCCAAGAATTCCTTACAGTCAAATCGGATGATGTTGCTGGTAGAAGTAGGATGTACGAGAAGATCGTCAAAGGCAATAATTTCCTAGAGGCAGGTCTTCCAGAGTCATTTAACGTCCTTGTAAAAGAGCTTCAGGGGCTCTGCTTAGATATAGAGCTTTTGGAAGAATAA
- the rplL gene encoding 50S ribosomal protein L7/L12 — translation MAITKEDVIEFISNMTVLELSELVKELEDKFGVSAAAPVAVAAAGAAAAGGEAQEAQEEKTEFDVILTDVGSSKIQVIKEVRAVTGLGLKDAKELVESAPKPIKEGVSKEEAEKIKEQIEKAGAKVEIK, via the coding sequence ATGGCTATCACAAAGGAAGATGTAATTGAATTTATTTCAAATATGACGGTTCTTGAGCTTTCAGAGCTCGTAAAGGAACTTGAGGATAAGTTTGGCGTAAGTGCAGCTGCTCCAGTTGCTGTGGCAGCTGCTGGTGCCGCAGCCGCTGGTGGTGAGGCACAGGAAGCTCAAGAGGAAAAGACCGAATTTGACGTTATCCTTACAGATGTCGGTAGCAGCAAGATTCAGGTCATCAAAGAGGTCCGTGCAGTTACAGGTCTTGGTCTCAAAGATGCCAAAGAGCTCGTCGAGAGCGCACCCAAACCAATTAAGGAAGGCGTCTCTAAGGAAGAGGCAGAAAAGATTAAAGAGCAGATTGAAAAGGCCGGTGCAAAGGTTGAGATCAAATAG
- the rplA gene encoding 50S ribosomal protein L1: MPKRGKKYRKVKELIDSAKRYTLDEAVDLVLKTHYANFDESVDAAVVLGVDPRKADQNIRGSVVLPHGTGREVKVLVFAKGEKVKEAEEAGADYVGGEELAEKIQKEGWLDFDRVVATPDMMGVVGKLGKILGPRGLMPNAKTGTVTFDVAKAVKDIKAGKVDFRVDKAGVLHVPIGRVSFGKDKIKENFSTLAETVLRLKPSSAKGAYVKSVTLSTTMGPGVKVDTGEFRQVAA, encoded by the coding sequence ATGCCAAAGCGTGGAAAGAAATATAGAAAAGTCAAGGAACTAATCGATTCGGCCAAAAGGTATACCTTAGACGAGGCAGTGGATCTTGTTTTAAAGACGCATTATGCCAACTTTGACGAAAGCGTAGATGCAGCTGTAGTCCTAGGCGTGGACCCCAGAAAGGCAGATCAGAATATAAGAGGCTCTGTTGTTCTGCCACATGGTACAGGTAGGGAAGTAAAGGTCCTTGTCTTTGCAAAGGGAGAAAAGGTCAAAGAAGCAGAAGAGGCTGGTGCTGATTACGTTGGTGGAGAGGAGTTAGCTGAAAAGATTCAGAAAGAGGGGTGGCTTGATTTTGACAGAGTAGTTGCCACTCCTGACATGATGGGCGTTGTAGGAAAGCTTGGAAAAATACTTGGGCCTAGGGGGCTAATGCCTAATGCCAAGACAGGTACTGTGACATTCGACGTAGCAAAGGCTGTTAAAGATATTAAGGCAGGAAAGGTCGACTTTAGGGTAGACAAGGCCGGAGTTTTGCACGTTCCAATAGGACGGGTCTCTTTTGGAAAGGACAAGATCAAAGAGAATTTTTCAACATTAGCTGAAACAGTACTCAGATTAAAACCGTCCTCTGCAAAGGGAGCTTACGTAAAAAGTGTAACCCTATCCACAACAATGGGCCCAGGTGTAAAGGTCGATACTGGAGAATTCAGGCAAGTCGCAGCATAG
- the tuf gene encoding elongation factor Tu, with the protein MSKQKFERTKPHVNVGTIGHIDHGKTTLTAAITRYLAEKGAAEFIPFDEIDKAPEERERGITIATAHVEYETDKRHYAHVDCPGHADYIKNMITGAAQMDGAILVVGADDGPMPQTREHILLARQVGVPAIVVFLNKCDMVDDEELIELVELELRELLSKYEFPGDEIPIIKGSALEALNNPNDPEKTKCIQELLDALDSYIPEPERDVDKPFLMPIEDVFSISGRGTVVTGRVERGVIKVGEEVEIVGLRPTQKTVCTGLEMFRKLLDEGRAGDNIGVLLRGVKRDEVERGQVVAKPGSITPHTKFEAEVYVLTKEEGGRHTPFFAGYRPQFYFRTTDVTGVVQLPEGVEMVMPGDNVKFTVELIQPIAMEEGLRFAVREGGRTVGAGVVTKILE; encoded by the coding sequence ATGAGTAAGCAGAAGTTTGAGCGTACTAAGCCACACGTAAATGTAGGTACCATCGGGCATATCGACCATGGTAAAACTACTCTTACAGCGGCGATAACAAGATATTTGGCAGAGAAGGGTGCTGCAGAGTTTATACCCTTTGATGAAATAGATAAGGCCCCTGAGGAAAGGGAAAGAGGAATTACTATTGCTACAGCACACGTTGAGTATGAGACTGATAAGCGTCACTATGCCCACGTGGATTGTCCGGGTCACGCAGACTATATCAAAAATATGATCACTGGTGCCGCACAGATGGACGGTGCCATATTGGTCGTGGGTGCAGATGACGGTCCAATGCCTCAGACCAGGGAGCACATCCTCCTTGCAAGGCAGGTTGGAGTCCCTGCTATCGTAGTGTTTTTGAATAAGTGCGATATGGTGGATGATGAAGAGCTTATTGAGCTCGTTGAGCTTGAGCTGAGGGAGCTTCTTTCTAAGTATGAATTCCCAGGAGACGAAATCCCAATAATCAAGGGTAGCGCACTAGAGGCATTGAACAATCCAAACGATCCAGAGAAGACCAAGTGTATCCAGGAGCTTTTGGATGCGCTTGATAGCTATATCCCAGAGCCTGAGCGCGACGTAGACAAGCCATTCTTGATGCCGATTGAGGACGTATTCAGCATCAGTGGACGTGGAACAGTTGTCACTGGTAGGGTAGAGCGCGGCGTAATAAAGGTTGGTGAAGAGGTAGAGATAGTAGGGCTTCGTCCGACCCAGAAGACAGTCTGTACTGGACTTGAGATGTTCCGTAAGCTTCTGGATGAGGGTCGCGCAGGAGACAACATTGGAGTCCTTCTCCGCGGTGTAAAGAGGGACGAGGTAGAGCGTGGTCAGGTAGTGGCAAAGCCTGGCAGTATCACACCTCATACCAAGTTTGAGGCTGAGGTATACGTACTCACCAAGGAAGAAGGTGGGCGTCATACTCCATTTTTCGCAGGGTATCGTCCTCAGTTCTACTTCAGGACAACAGATGTTACCGGTGTGGTTCAGTTGCCTGAGGGAGTTGAGATGGTGATGCCCGGTGACAACGTGAAGTTCACAGTGGAGCTTATACAGCCAATAGCAATGGAGGAAGGGCTACGCTTTGCAGTGCGCGAAGGTGGAAGGACCGTTGGTGCTGGCGTAGTTACCAAGATATTGGAGTAG
- the rplJ gene encoding 50S ribosomal protein L10, translating to MALTRKEKEEVVKALHEKFESAQSVILTKFSKMTVSQSSELRKKMRDLGGEFKVSKNTLFKIAARDTQVEVISDKFVGQNAVVIAYDDPVAVAKALLDFAKDNEVITIEGGVLNGKVIDAKGVEALSKLPTKEVLLAQLLSVLLGPQRGLVQVLAGVPRKFLYALNAIKDQKSE from the coding sequence TTGGCACTCACTAGAAAAGAAAAAGAAGAAGTGGTGAAGGCGCTCCATGAAAAATTCGAGAGCGCTCAGAGCGTTATTCTCACCAAATTTTCCAAGATGACCGTATCTCAGTCATCAGAACTCAGGAAGAAGATGCGTGATCTGGGTGGCGAATTTAAGGTCTCTAAGAATACTCTCTTTAAGATTGCTGCGCGCGATACCCAGGTCGAGGTAATTTCTGACAAATTCGTTGGGCAAAATGCAGTTGTTATTGCATATGATGATCCCGTGGCAGTAGCAAAGGCACTGTTGGATTTTGCAAAGGACAATGAGGTAATCACTATAGAAGGCGGCGTATTAAACGGTAAGGTTATAGATGCCAAAGGTGTTGAAGCACTATCTAAGCTGCCCACTAAAGAGGTACTTCTTGCTCAACTTCTATCTGTCCTACTTGGGCCACAGCGCGGCCTTGTTCAGGTGCTTGCAGGGGTGCCACGGAAATTCCTGTATGCCCTTAATGCAATAAAAGATCAAAAGTCTGAATAA
- the secE gene encoding preprotein translocase subunit SecE gives MLGVRVPPGLPVAFNPIHGDVITVAKKKAQRKDRVEGAEAAGAVKAQGASWINDFVRYLKEVRVEFDKITWANKKETVGITVAVLAITFFFAAYLGLVDFGLTQVLNLLY, from the coding sequence GTGTTGGGGGTTCGAGTCCCTCCTGGCCTGCCAGTTGCGTTTAATCCTATACACGGAGATGTGATTACAGTGGCTAAGAAAAAGGCACAGAGAAAGGATAGAGTCGAAGGCGCCGAAGCAGCTGGCGCAGTAAAGGCCCAGGGTGCCTCATGGATAAACGATTTTGTGCGGTATCTGAAGGAAGTTCGTGTCGAATTCGATAAAATAACATGGGCTAATAAGAAAGAAACTGTGGGAATTACTGTAGCAGTACTGGCAATTACATTCTTTTTTGCAGCCTATCTAGGCCTGGTAGATTTTGGTCTTACTCAAGTATTAAATCTCCTGTATTAA
- the rplK gene encoding 50S ribosomal protein L11 — MAKKVVGNIKLQIPAGQANPSPPVGPALGQHGVNIMEFCKAFNAKTQDQAGMIIPVVITVYADRSFSFVLKTPPASVLLKKAAGIEKGSGVPNRDKVGKVTLEQVEEIAKIKMPDLTAATLEAAIKTIKGTARSMGIEVVE, encoded by the coding sequence ATGGCGAAAAAGGTAGTTGGAAACATAAAACTTCAGATTCCAGCAGGTCAAGCCAATCCATCTCCACCTGTTGGCCCAGCATTGGGTCAGCACGGTGTCAATATTATGGAATTCTGTAAGGCATTTAATGCCAAGACACAGGACCAGGCAGGAATGATAATTCCTGTGGTAATTACTGTTTATGCTGATAGGTCCTTTAGCTTTGTACTTAAGACTCCACCTGCATCCGTACTCCTAAAAAAGGCAGCAGGTATTGAAAAGGGTTCTGGTGTGCCCAATAGGGATAAGGTAGGTAAGGTCACACTCGAGCAGGTTGAGGAGATTGCAAAGATTAAGATGCCAGATCTTACTGCAGCAACACTTGAAGCTGCTATAAAGACGATAAAGGGAACAGCCAGGAGTATGGGAATCGAAGTAGTGGAATAA